The Acidobacteriota bacterium genome includes the window AGAAGGTGGGGCTCTCGATCCGCGCGGTGGGCGAAGAGGCCAGCCGCCAGGAAGTGGAGACCTACAAGCAGCCGGCCAAGCGCGAGAGCGCGTCATCGTCGTCGGGTTCGGGCGCCAGCACGACGCTGGGGGATTTGATCAACTGGAAGCGCGCGAGCAACGATCAGAACTAGGATTTTGGAGTGTAGAAAGGCCGTCCGCAAGGGCGGCCTTTTTGCTTTGTGCTTGAGTCAGAGGCCGCGGCCGGCCGCGCCATGCGATGCTTACTTTTCGATGTCGATGTGGAGGTTGATGCGGGCCGCGGGACGCGAGTCGAAGGAGCTGAGCGTCTTGACGCTGCTCTTCTGTCCTTTGTACTCGGCGAAGACTTCGTAATCGCTGTTGGGCGAGAGGGCGTTGAAACGGTAACTGCCGTCGTCCCCGGAGTAGAGGCTCTTCACCGCGAGCGTCTTCACGTTCTTCAGATAGACCACGGCGCCGGGAAGCGGGGCATCGCCCTTCCCCATGATCAGGCCTTCGAGGGTACGCAGCTGGTTCTCTTTCTTCGGACGCGGGAAGATCTGCCCCGAGAGAGCGCCCGTACCGAGCACGACCAGGCCTGCCAGCGCGAGCACACGAAACACCTTCTTCACACGTCCTCCTGGACTTCGGGCTCCTGAGACTTTGGGGT containing:
- a CDS encoding carboxypeptidase-like regulatory domain-containing protein, producing the protein MKKVFRVLALAGLVVLGTGALSGQIFPRPKKENQLRTLEGLIMGKGDAPLPGAVVYLKNVKTLAVKSLYSGDDGSYRFNALSPNSDYEVFAEYKGQKSSVKTLSSFDSRPAARINLHIDIEK